From Cellulomonas chengniuliangii, the proteins below share one genomic window:
- a CDS encoding flagellar motor switch protein FliM gives MTVDETLHAPARAATRRARLQEPEAYDFRRPMTMAREHARVLEMAFETFARQWGNQLSARLRVSAQVTFDGLDLCSYDEYVRALPTTTAMVLCTVEQSRQTAVVQIPVGVLMVWVDYLLGGAGKGDEREGRELTEIEMVLVRELLQLALGDLGYAFAGLMPLDVSVRSVQYNPQFVQAVGATDPVLKASFTLRSGEREDHATLMFPADLLLAGLLKGDGTDTRSAEESRALAVALEDLELAVQHVPVEVAVRFTPKTVRPQEVLAFAVGDVLPLEHPSSRPLDVVVDGVVLARAAAGNNGSRLACMVVDVEENL, from the coding sequence GTGACAGTAGACGAGACCCTGCACGCGCCCGCTCGCGCCGCGACGCGCCGCGCTCGACTGCAGGAGCCGGAGGCCTACGACTTCCGGCGTCCGATGACCATGGCCCGTGAGCACGCCCGGGTGCTGGAGATGGCGTTCGAGACGTTCGCCCGCCAGTGGGGCAACCAGTTGAGCGCGCGGCTGCGCGTGAGCGCCCAGGTGACGTTCGACGGCCTGGACCTGTGCTCGTACGACGAGTACGTGCGGGCTCTTCCCACCACCACAGCGATGGTGCTGTGCACGGTGGAGCAGTCCCGGCAGACGGCGGTGGTGCAGATCCCCGTGGGTGTGCTCATGGTGTGGGTCGACTACTTGCTCGGCGGCGCGGGCAAGGGCGACGAGCGGGAGGGCCGCGAGCTCACCGAGATCGAGATGGTGTTGGTGCGCGAGCTCCTGCAGCTCGCGCTCGGCGACCTCGGCTACGCGTTCGCAGGGCTGATGCCGCTCGACGTGAGTGTGCGGTCGGTGCAGTACAACCCCCAGTTCGTGCAGGCCGTGGGAGCCACGGACCCGGTGCTGAAGGCGTCGTTCACGCTGCGCTCCGGCGAGCGCGAGGACCACGCGACGCTGATGTTCCCCGCGGACCTGCTCCTGGCGGGGCTGCTGAAGGGGGACGGCACGGACACCCGCTCCGCCGAGGAGAGCCGGGCCCTGGCCGTCGCGCTCGAGGACCTCGAGCTCGCCGTGCAGCACGTCCCCGTCGAGGTCGCCGTGCGCTTCACGCCGAAGACGGTGCGCCCCCAGGAGGTCCTGGCCTTCGCGGTGGGCGACGTCCTGCCCTTGGAACATCCCTCGTCGCGTCCGCTGGACGTGGTCGTCGACGGGGTCGTGCTCGCCCGAGCCGCCGCCGGGAACAACGGTTCCCGGCTCGCCTGCATGGTCGTCGATGTCGAGGAGAACCTCTGA
- a CDS encoding flagellar biosynthetic protein FliR, with amino-acid sequence MGPLSVTLPLATVELVMLAGVRVAAFLVIAPPFAHTAVPGRIKAMLAVGLALAMSPRLQPVEGGSLSTAGFVGALAMQVLIGGALGFLVALVFAAVQGAGTFIDLFGGFQMAAAFDPMSMTSGAQFARLYQYTAVVLLFASDGHQMLIAGLARTFDALPIGANLDMAQLGSTLVDGASQMFVAALQIAGPLIVVLFLTDVGLGLLTRVSPAMNAFALGFPLKILMTLTFVTFAYLAMPGIIDGLLGSAVEALLGVVR; translated from the coding sequence GTGGGCCCGCTGAGCGTCACGTTGCCGTTGGCGACGGTCGAGCTGGTGATGCTCGCCGGCGTGCGCGTCGCGGCGTTCCTGGTCATCGCGCCGCCGTTCGCGCACACCGCCGTGCCCGGCCGGATCAAGGCGATGCTGGCGGTGGGGCTGGCGCTGGCGATGAGCCCGCGCCTGCAGCCGGTCGAGGGCGGGTCCTTGAGCACCGCGGGATTCGTGGGCGCGTTGGCGATGCAGGTGCTGATCGGCGGGGCACTGGGCTTCCTGGTGGCGCTCGTCTTCGCGGCAGTGCAGGGCGCGGGCACGTTCATCGACCTGTTCGGCGGCTTCCAGATGGCGGCGGCCTTCGACCCGATGAGCATGACCAGCGGCGCCCAGTTCGCCCGCCTGTACCAGTACACGGCGGTGGTGCTGCTGTTCGCGTCGGACGGCCACCAGATGCTGATCGCGGGCCTGGCGCGCACCTTCGACGCCCTGCCGATCGGCGCGAACCTGGACATGGCCCAGCTCGGCAGCACGCTCGTCGACGGCGCGTCGCAGATGTTCGTGGCGGCGCTGCAGATCGCGGGGCCGCTGATCGTGGTGCTGTTCCTCACCGACGTGGGCCTGGGCCTGTTGACCCGGGTGTCCCCGGCGATGAACGCGTTCGCGTTGGGCTTCCCGCTGAAGATCTTGATGACCCTCACGTTCGTCACGTTCGCGTACCTCGCGATGCCCGGCATCATCGACGGGCTGCTGGGCTCCGCGGTCGAGGCACTGCTGGGGGTGGTCCGATGA
- the fliQ gene encoding flagellar biosynthesis protein FliQ, whose protein sequence is MDTNAVLDIGLDALILAAKLAAPVLITALVVGFVVSLLQSVTQIQEVTLSFVPKAVAAAVALLVSGHWMISELVTFTHELFDRIPQLVGG, encoded by the coding sequence GTGGACACGAATGCCGTCCTCGACATCGGCCTGGACGCCCTGATCCTCGCGGCGAAGCTGGCCGCCCCCGTGCTGATCACGGCGCTGGTGGTGGGCTTCGTGGTGTCGCTGCTGCAGTCGGTGACCCAGATCCAGGAGGTCACGCTCAGCTTCGTGCCGAAGGCCGTGGCCGCCGCCGTGGCGCTGCTCGTGTCCGGGCACTGGATGATCTCCGAGCTCGTCACCTTCACCCACGAGCTGTTCGACCGCATCCCCCAGCTCGTGGGGGGCTGA
- the fliP gene encoding flagellar type III secretion system pore protein FliP (The bacterial flagellar biogenesis protein FliP forms a type III secretion system (T3SS)-type pore required for flagellar assembly.), translating to MTSTATTPRRGVGRLLALAALLSGLVVVLMLVGGGPAHAAPLDPVDPTAPTAPGAGGDTISVSVNGVNGTPSSSLVVLLGITLLSVAPSLMLMVTSFTKILVVLSLTRNALGLQGVPPNQVLAGLALFLSLFVMAPVIGDVNEIGVQPYLAGELTFSQAVDVGSGPLREFMLAHTREADLALVTRAADQPNPEDPASVPMLTLIPAFMLSELRAAFIIGFVIFVPFLVIDLVVSAALMSMGMMMLPPIMVSLPFKLLLFVLVDGWGLIITALIGSYAGGG from the coding sequence ATGACCTCGACGGCGACGACCCCACGACGCGGCGTGGGGCGGCTCCTCGCCCTCGCCGCGCTGCTCTCCGGGCTCGTCGTCGTGCTGATGCTCGTCGGCGGCGGCCCCGCGCACGCTGCGCCGCTGGACCCCGTGGACCCGACGGCGCCGACCGCGCCGGGGGCCGGCGGCGACACCATCTCGGTGTCCGTCAACGGCGTGAACGGCACCCCGAGCAGCTCGCTCGTGGTGCTGCTCGGCATCACGTTGCTGTCCGTGGCGCCGTCCCTGATGCTGATGGTGACCAGCTTCACCAAGATCCTCGTGGTGCTGTCGCTGACCCGGAACGCGCTGGGCCTGCAGGGCGTCCCGCCGAACCAGGTGCTCGCCGGGCTGGCGCTGTTCCTCAGCCTGTTCGTGATGGCGCCGGTGATCGGCGACGTCAACGAGATCGGCGTGCAGCCCTACCTGGCCGGCGAGCTGACGTTCTCGCAGGCGGTCGACGTCGGCTCGGGGCCGTTGCGGGAGTTCATGCTCGCGCACACCCGGGAGGCCGACCTGGCGCTGGTGACGCGCGCGGCGGACCAGCCCAACCCCGAGGACCCGGCGTCGGTGCCGATGCTCACGCTGATCCCGGCGTTCATGCTCTCCGAGCTGCGGGCCGCGTTCATCATCGGCTTCGTCATCTTCGTGCCGTTCCTGGTGATCGACCTGGTGGTCTCCGCGGCGCTGATGTCGATGGGCATGATGATGCTGCCGCCGATCATGGTGTCGCTGCCGTTCAAGCTCCTGCTCTTCGTGCTCGTGGACGGGTGGGGACTGATCATCACCGCCCTGATCGGCTCCTACGCGGGCGGTGGTTGA
- the fliN gene encoding flagellar motor switch protein FliN, which translates to MNPTPPLTAGTLTAAALDAAAAVARLLPSTTPLTATPAEPGALPAPDEVAVVASFVGSASADLVIIAEEAVREALLAAADAGSPVALADALRPALEAACAELGAGVLDAATTATAGEAVASDAHLFALTHDGVTRAWFALRIRAEPVPAREAGIPTQRAGLHVLYDVEMTLTAELGRTRLPVRQVLELTPGAVLELDRTAGSPADVMVNGRLIARGEVVVVDEEYGIRITQIVAGSDGIA; encoded by the coding sequence ATGAACCCCACCCCCCCGCTCACCGCCGGCACGCTGACGGCGGCCGCGCTCGACGCGGCGGCAGCGGTGGCCCGCCTGCTGCCCTCGACCACGCCGCTCACCGCGACGCCCGCCGAGCCCGGCGCGCTGCCCGCGCCCGACGAGGTCGCCGTGGTGGCGTCCTTCGTCGGGTCGGCGAGCGCCGACCTGGTGATCATCGCGGAGGAGGCGGTGCGCGAGGCGCTGCTCGCCGCGGCGGACGCCGGCTCGCCGGTGGCCCTGGCGGACGCTCTGCGCCCGGCGCTCGAGGCAGCCTGCGCCGAGCTCGGCGCAGGCGTGCTCGACGCTGCGACGACGGCCACCGCCGGCGAGGCCGTGGCCTCCGACGCGCACCTGTTCGCCCTGACGCACGACGGCGTCACGCGCGCCTGGTTCGCGCTGCGGATCCGCGCCGAGCCGGTGCCGGCCCGTGAGGCCGGCATCCCGACGCAGCGCGCAGGGCTGCACGTCCTCTACGACGTGGAGATGACGCTCACCGCCGAGCTGGGCCGCACCCGCCTGCCGGTGCGGCAGGTGCTCGAGCTGACGCCCGGCGCCGTGCTCGAGCTCGACCGGACGGCGGGGAGCCCGGCGGACGTCATGGTCAACGGCCGGCTGATCGCCCGCGGCGAGGTCGTCGTGGTCGACGAGGAGTACGGCATCCGCATCACGCAGATCGTGGCGGGATCGGACGGCATCGCCTGA
- a CDS encoding flagellar motor protein MotB, producing MSSARGRGGRRRSSGHEEEHSNHERWLISYSDMITVLMALFIVLFAISQVDQQKYVALRDSLAAGFNTNAAPSVLDGSNGTLDGGSVDPQAAPATSTGGMVDADAGLGTQGANPSSVPAETVDPVLLEAARREAAHLEGVRAQLAGLLQANGLSDAVRFRIDERGLVMGLVADDVFFAAASAVLTPTARQVLDVSGPTLVSLAESISVEGHANTIPVSGRYPTNWELSSDRATQVLRHLVEVDGVAPQRIMAVGYGDARPLVDGPGEDAIVANRRVDLVILSSAPEAVRVLVPTLTGTEG from the coding sequence GTGAGCTCGGCGCGCGGCCGTGGCGGGCGCCGGCGCTCGTCAGGCCACGAGGAGGAGCACTCCAACCACGAGCGCTGGTTGATCAGCTACTCCGACATGATCACCGTGCTGATGGCGCTGTTCATCGTGCTGTTCGCGATCAGCCAGGTCGACCAGCAGAAGTACGTGGCGCTGCGCGACTCCCTGGCCGCCGGCTTCAACACGAACGCGGCGCCGTCTGTGCTCGACGGCAGCAACGGCACGCTCGACGGCGGCAGCGTGGACCCGCAGGCGGCGCCCGCGACCAGCACCGGCGGGATGGTCGACGCGGACGCAGGGCTTGGCACGCAGGGCGCCAACCCGTCGAGCGTCCCCGCGGAGACGGTCGACCCCGTGCTGCTCGAGGCGGCGCGCCGCGAGGCCGCCCACCTCGAGGGGGTCCGAGCCCAGCTCGCGGGCTTGCTGCAGGCGAACGGCCTGAGCGACGCGGTGCGGTTCCGCATCGACGAGCGAGGCCTCGTCATGGGCCTGGTCGCCGACGACGTGTTCTTCGCCGCGGCCAGCGCGGTCCTGACCCCGACCGCCCGCCAGGTGCTGGACGTGTCGGGCCCCACCCTCGTCTCGCTGGCCGAGTCCATCTCGGTCGAGGGGCACGCCAACACGATCCCGGTCTCGGGCCGGTATCCCACGAACTGGGAGCTGTCCTCGGACCGTGCGACGCAGGTGCTGCGGCACCTGGTCGAGGTCGACGGCGTCGCGCCGCAGCGCATCATGGCGGTCGGCTACGGCGACGCCCGACCGCTCGTCGACGGCCCGGGCGAGGACGCGATCGTCGCGAACCGCCGAGTCGACCTCGTCATCCTCAGCAGCGCGCCGGAAGCCGTGCGTGTGCTGGTTCCCACCCTGACCGGGACGGAGGGCTAG
- a CDS encoding flagellar biosynthesis protein FlhA: MKNRPIAQLAVPVGVVGIVLLLVVPLPAGLLDVLLAVNITASLVILLTSMYVQRPLDFSIFPSLILVFTLFRLGLNVASTRLVLRDGYAGQVIDAFGHFVVGGSLVIGLVIFLILVVIQFVVITNGAGRVAEVGARFTLDAMPGKQMAIDADLNSGLITEDEARKRRADVAAEADFYGAMDGGSKFVKGDAIAGIIITVINLVGGFAIGMMQMGMTAGESLERFSLLTIGDGLVTQIPALLLSVSTGIVVTRATAEGDMGTVAAKQLMQSRSALAIAGCGAIALALLPGMPKPPFLIVGAALLIAAQRIKATEARDAQAAQDSAQASAAPAAGDTPEQLIEQMRVHTLEILLAPDLVDLVGAGPDRDLLTRVRGLRRKIAMDLGIVVPPVRTRDSVDLPRSTYVVRISGVEVGRGEAPAGRLLALGDDLAALPGQPVVEPVFGLPGKWVPTELRHAAELAGATVVDRVSVLITHLGSIITQNAPRLLGREDVRVLTEGVKQVNPSVVDELVPGLLTLGEVQRVLQGLLSEEVAIRDLSRIYEALTLRAKTSTELEGLVEAARAALGPALTAQHTQEGVLRVVTLDPALEQGLVEQLRPSESGSQLLVEPDRLESILSQLRTAVGAAEAAGHPVVLVCAPALRPALRRLVMLGQTRTAVLSYSEVTGAGVQIETVGVVSGVHTIAA, from the coding sequence ATGAAGAACCGTCCGATCGCCCAGCTCGCCGTCCCCGTGGGGGTCGTGGGGATCGTGCTGCTGCTCGTCGTGCCGCTGCCCGCGGGGCTGCTCGACGTGCTGCTCGCGGTGAACATCACGGCCTCGCTCGTGATCCTGCTGACCAGCATGTACGTGCAGCGACCGCTCGACTTCTCGATCTTCCCGTCCCTGATCCTGGTGTTCACCCTGTTCCGGCTGGGGCTCAACGTCGCCTCGACCCGGCTGGTGCTGCGGGACGGCTACGCGGGCCAGGTGATCGACGCGTTCGGCCACTTCGTGGTGGGCGGCTCACTGGTCATCGGCCTGGTGATCTTCCTGATCCTGGTGGTCATCCAGTTCGTGGTGATCACCAACGGCGCCGGGCGCGTCGCCGAGGTCGGCGCCCGGTTCACCCTCGACGCGATGCCCGGCAAGCAGATGGCCATCGACGCCGACCTCAACTCGGGCCTCATCACCGAGGACGAGGCGCGCAAGCGCCGCGCCGACGTGGCCGCGGAGGCCGACTTCTACGGCGCGATGGACGGCGGCTCGAAGTTCGTCAAGGGCGACGCGATCGCCGGCATCATCATCACCGTCATCAACCTCGTGGGCGGCTTCGCCATCGGCATGATGCAGATGGGCATGACGGCGGGGGAGTCGCTCGAGCGGTTCAGCCTGCTGACCATCGGCGACGGCCTGGTCACCCAGATCCCGGCGCTGCTGCTCTCGGTGTCCACCGGCATCGTCGTCACCCGCGCCACGGCCGAGGGCGACATGGGCACCGTCGCGGCCAAGCAGCTCATGCAGTCCAGGTCCGCGCTCGCGATCGCGGGCTGCGGGGCCATCGCCCTCGCGCTGCTGCCGGGCATGCCGAAGCCGCCGTTCCTCATCGTGGGCGCGGCACTGCTCATCGCGGCGCAGCGCATCAAGGCCACCGAGGCCCGTGACGCCCAGGCGGCCCAGGACTCGGCGCAGGCGTCAGCGGCCCCCGCCGCCGGCGACACCCCGGAGCAGCTCATCGAGCAGATGCGCGTGCACACCCTCGAGATCCTGCTGGCGCCGGACCTCGTGGACCTGGTGGGCGCCGGGCCCGACCGCGACCTGCTGACCCGCGTGCGGGGCCTGCGCCGCAAGATCGCGATGGACCTCGGCATCGTGGTGCCGCCCGTGCGCACCCGCGACTCAGTGGACCTGCCGCGCTCGACGTACGTGGTGCGCATCTCCGGGGTGGAGGTCGGCCGCGGCGAGGCGCCTGCCGGCCGGCTGCTCGCGCTCGGCGACGACCTCGCCGCGCTGCCAGGCCAGCCGGTCGTGGAGCCGGTGTTCGGGCTGCCGGGCAAGTGGGTGCCCACCGAGCTGCGTCATGCCGCCGAGCTCGCCGGCGCCACCGTGGTGGACCGTGTCTCGGTGCTCATCACGCACCTGGGGTCGATCATCACGCAGAACGCGCCGCGCCTGCTCGGCCGGGAGGACGTGCGGGTGCTGACCGAGGGCGTCAAGCAGGTCAACCCGTCCGTCGTGGACGAGCTGGTGCCCGGGCTGCTGACCCTCGGCGAGGTGCAGCGCGTGCTGCAGGGGCTGCTGTCCGAGGAGGTCGCCATCCGGGACCTGTCGCGGATCTACGAGGCGCTCACGCTGCGCGCGAAGACCAGCACCGAGCTGGAGGGCCTCGTCGAGGCGGCCCGGGCCGCGCTCGGGCCGGCACTGACCGCGCAGCACACCCAGGAGGGGGTGCTGCGGGTGGTCACGCTCGACCCGGCCCTCGAGCAAGGGCTCGTCGAGCAGCTCCGGCCGTCTGAGTCGGGATCCCAGCTCCTCGTGGAGCCGGACCGCCTCGAGTCCATCCTCAGCCAGCTCCGGACGGCGGTGGGCGCCGCCGAGGCGGCTGGGCACCCCGTGGTGCTGGTGTGCGCCCCGGCGCTGCGCCCCGCGCTGCGCCGCCTGGTGATGCTCGGCCAGACGCGCACCGCTGTGCTGTCCTACTCCGAGGTCACCGGCGCCGGAGTCCAGATCGAGACCGTCGGGGTGGTGAGCGGTGTCCACACGATTGCTGCTTGA
- a CDS encoding EscU/YscU/HrcU family type III secretion system export apparatus switch protein yields the protein MSNDGQERSQKATPQRMKEVRRKGELARSQDLSAWIGLGAAAIMLPTVIGGAGEAAKAQIARVRDVVANPDEGMVIAALDDGLASLLPTLAPMFVLVVLVTVAVAAAQGGVHFKKFKLNVKQLNVFAGIKRLFSGQTWWQGAKTLLKTAVVAGALYVGVQSLVPLLMGAGRLTLGQFIGAAASGATTLLKLGIVAGVLLAVADVAVVMRRNRKKTRMTLREVKDEHKRTEGDPLLKGAIRSKQMAMSRNRMMAAVADADVVLLNPTHVAVALSYKPGSGAPRIVAKGAGVVATRIREEAAAKHVPMVEDVPLARALHGACELGEEVPEHLFTAVARVLAFVMTLRRRGAATGKHRVPGVAPELPEAPERRGKRRRAAVV from the coding sequence ATGAGCAACGACGGCCAGGAGCGCAGTCAGAAGGCCACCCCGCAGCGGATGAAGGAGGTCCGCCGCAAGGGCGAGCTCGCGCGCTCGCAGGACCTGTCGGCATGGATCGGGCTCGGCGCGGCGGCGATCATGCTGCCCACGGTGATCGGGGGCGCGGGCGAGGCGGCGAAGGCCCAGATCGCGCGGGTGCGGGACGTCGTCGCGAACCCCGACGAGGGCATGGTCATCGCGGCCCTCGACGACGGGCTCGCCTCGCTGCTGCCCACCCTCGCGCCGATGTTCGTTCTCGTGGTGCTCGTGACGGTGGCCGTGGCCGCCGCGCAAGGCGGCGTGCACTTCAAGAAGTTCAAGCTCAACGTCAAGCAGCTCAACGTGTTCGCCGGGATCAAGCGGCTGTTCAGCGGGCAGACGTGGTGGCAGGGCGCCAAGACGCTGCTCAAGACGGCGGTGGTGGCCGGGGCCCTGTACGTGGGCGTCCAGTCGTTGGTGCCCTTGCTGATGGGCGCGGGGCGCCTGACCCTCGGGCAGTTCATCGGGGCGGCGGCGTCCGGCGCGACGACACTGCTGAAGCTGGGCATCGTCGCCGGGGTGCTGCTGGCCGTGGCCGACGTCGCGGTGGTCATGCGGCGCAACCGCAAGAAGACCCGCATGACCCTGCGCGAGGTCAAGGACGAGCACAAGCGCACCGAGGGAGACCCGCTGCTCAAGGGCGCCATCCGCTCCAAGCAGATGGCCATGAGCCGCAACCGCATGATGGCCGCGGTCGCGGACGCGGACGTCGTCCTGCTCAACCCCACCCACGTGGCCGTCGCGCTCAGCTACAAGCCGGGCTCCGGCGCGCCCCGGATCGTGGCCAAGGGGGCCGGCGTGGTCGCCACCCGCATCCGCGAGGAGGCGGCCGCCAAGCACGTCCCGATGGTCGAGGACGTGCCCCTGGCCCGCGCGCTGCACGGCGCATGCGAGCTGGGGGAGGAGGTCCCGGAGCACCTGTTCACCGCGGTGGCCCGCGTGCTGGCCTTCGTCATGACGCTGCGCCGCCGCGGCGCGGCGACCGGCAAGCACCGCGTGCCGGGCGTCGCCCCCGAGTTGCCGGAGGCGCCCGAGCGCCGCGGCAAGCGGCGACGGGCGGCAGTCGTATGA
- a CDS encoding flagellar basal body-associated FliL family protein gives MPIEQRVISSSKIGAKNAQPAAGLKPAEEPPAKGKGKRVKLLVLGAVLLVVLGAAAAYLGGVFDRGAAAEPSAPPPPTPGEVLAVEPVSLNLAGGHYLRIGLGLQLTTDVHEAPDPSKAVDVAIALFSGRSMEEVSDPATRDALKAQLAEQLVEVYEGEVMDVYLTNFVTQ, from the coding sequence ATGCCCATCGAGCAACGAGTCATCTCCAGCAGCAAGATCGGGGCGAAGAACGCCCAGCCCGCGGCAGGGCTCAAGCCTGCCGAGGAGCCCCCGGCGAAGGGGAAGGGCAAGCGCGTCAAGCTGCTCGTCCTCGGCGCGGTGCTCCTCGTCGTGCTGGGCGCGGCCGCCGCCTACCTGGGCGGGGTGTTCGATCGGGGGGCCGCCGCCGAGCCGTCGGCTCCGCCGCCGCCGACGCCCGGCGAGGTGCTGGCGGTCGAGCCGGTGAGCCTCAACCTGGCGGGTGGGCACTACCTGCGTATCGGGCTGGGCCTGCAGCTCACCACGGACGTCCACGAGGCGCCCGACCCGTCGAAGGCGGTGGACGTCGCGATCGCCCTGTTCTCCGGGCGCTCGATGGAGGAGGTCTCCGACCCGGCGACCCGGGACGCGCTCAAGGCGCAGCTCGCCGAGCAGCTCGTCGAGGTCTACGAGGGCGAGGTGATGGACGTCTACCTGACCAACTTCGTGACGCAGTAG
- a CDS encoding flagellar biosynthetic protein FliO codes for MDGPVLVLRVALALACVVGLIWLASRKLGGVQGRRKLTAPEMQVVSRQVFGRHSGVAVLAVGNRRLLLGYGEQQVTMLTELAPVADTAPHPAGLSLAAGGSGSTPGTAGGGSLPGSRRASAASAAAPLLAAVPAARPELDIDAVLAQARLDAVREPAAGDAEPSAVPSPALDGPHGTAKAGPLDGSILSPSTWRRAINVLQDRTVRR; via the coding sequence ATGGACGGGCCCGTCCTGGTGCTGCGCGTGGCGTTGGCCCTGGCATGCGTGGTGGGGCTGATCTGGCTCGCGAGCCGCAAGCTGGGCGGGGTGCAGGGCCGACGCAAGCTGACGGCCCCGGAGATGCAGGTCGTCTCCCGCCAGGTCTTCGGTCGGCACTCGGGCGTGGCCGTGCTCGCGGTGGGCAACCGCCGCCTGCTCCTCGGGTATGGGGAGCAGCAGGTCACGATGCTCACCGAGCTCGCCCCGGTGGCCGACACCGCGCCGCACCCGGCCGGGCTGTCGCTGGCCGCCGGCGGCTCGGGCTCGACGCCTGGCACGGCGGGCGGCGGCTCGCTGCCCGGCTCGCGTCGTGCGAGCGCCGCGAGCGCGGCGGCCCCGCTGCTGGCCGCTGTGCCGGCCGCGCGGCCCGAGCTCGACATCGACGCCGTGCTTGCCCAGGCGCGCCTCGACGCGGTCCGCGAGCCGGCGGCGGGGGACGCCGAGCCCTCCGCCGTGCCGTCCCCGGCGCTGGACGGGCCGCACGGAACGGCCAAGGCGGGCCCACTCGACGGGTCGATCCTGTCGCCCAGCACGTGGCGGCGCGCCATCAACGTGCTGCAGGACCGCACGGTGCGCCGATGA
- the csrA gene encoding carbon storage regulator CsrA produces MLVLSRRVGERLVIGDNIVVTVIEVRSDGVRLGIDAPRDVRVHRAEILEAVTAANVEASAAVDDDAAVAALRDLVHRPRPSNAPSEDTVGPGPDGSQD; encoded by the coding sequence ATGCTGGTCCTGAGTCGTCGCGTCGGTGAGCGTCTCGTGATCGGTGACAACATCGTCGTCACGGTGATCGAGGTCCGCAGCGACGGGGTCCGGCTGGGCATCGACGCCCCGCGGGACGTCCGCGTCCACCGGGCGGAGATCCTCGAGGCCGTCACCGCCGCCAACGTCGAGGCCAGCGCCGCGGTGGACGATGACGCCGCGGTCGCCGCGCTGCGCGACCTCGTGCACCGCCCGCGCCCGTCGAACGCGCCCAGCGAGGACACGGTCGGTCCCGGCCCGGACGGCTCCCAGGACTGA